In Phaenicophaeus curvirostris isolate KB17595 unplaced genomic scaffold, BPBGC_Pcur_1.0 scaffold_122, whole genome shotgun sequence, one DNA window encodes the following:
- the NAA40 gene encoding N-alpha-acetyltransferase 40 isoform X1 has product MRSGRAPRGSSPPPPPRAGAAMGRKSSKAKEKKQKRLEERAAMDAVCAKVEAANKLEDPLEAFPVFKRYERNGLNVAIECKRGSGLEPATLDWAFELTKANMQSLYEQSEWGWKEREKREELRDERAWYLIARDSALGPVAFSHFRFDVECGDEVLYCYEVQLESRVRRRGLGKFLLQILQLVANSTQMKKVMLTVFKHNHGAYQFFREALHALDAGRAPRAAERGSRWTPPPRASRGAAGTPLPTRSSAAARASGRAPTPRGADTAGAAAAEPQNRALSTQNLAWTTRGSRPPRPPNG; this is encoded by the exons ATGCGCAGTGGCCGCGCGCCCCGCggctcctccccccccccccccccccgcgcagGAGCCGCCATGGGG AGGAAATCCAGCAAAGCCaaggagaagaagcagaagcGCCTGGAGGAGCGAGCGGCCATGGACGCCGTCTGCGCCAAGGTGGAAGCCGCCAACAAA CTGGAAGATCCCCTCGAAGCGTTTCCGGTGTTTAAGAGATACGAGCGGAACGG GTTGAACGTCGCCATCGAGTGCAAACGCGGCTCCGGGCTGGAGCCGGCCACGCTCGACTGGGCCTTCGAGCTCACCAAGGCCAACATGCAGAGCCT GTACGAGCAGAGCGAGTGGGGCTGGAAGGAGCGGGAGAAGCGGGAGGAGCTGCGGGACGAGCGGGCCTGGTACCTGATCGCCCGCGACTCGGCCCTCGGCCCCGTCGCCTTCTCCCACTTCCGTTTCGACGTGGAGTGCGGCGACGAGGTTCTCTACTG CTACGAGGTGCAGCTGGAGAGCCGCGTGCGGCGACGAGGCCTCGGCAAGTTCCTCCTCCAGATCCTCCAGCTCGTGGCCAACAG CACGCAGATGAAGAAGGTGATGCTGACGGTCTTCAAACACAACCACGGCGCCTACCAGTTCTTCCGAGAAGCGCTCCA CGCGCTGGACGCGGGCCGGGCGCCGCGGGCAGCCGAGAGAG GTTCGAGGTGGACGCCACCTCCCCGGGCCTCGCGGGGTGCTGCGGGGACCCCCCTTCCTACGAGATCCTCAGCCGCCGCACGCGCTTCGGGGAGAGCCCCCACGCCGAGGGGGGCGGACACTGCGGGGGCTGCTGCCGCTGAGCCCCAAAATCGAGCCCTTTCGACCCAAAACCTCGCCTGGACGACGAGGGGATCCCGACCTCCGCGCCCCCCAAACGGGTGA
- the NAA40 gene encoding N-alpha-acetyltransferase 40 isoform X2 — MRSGRAPRGSSPPPPPRAGAAMGRKSSKAKEKKQKRLEERAAMDAVCAKVEAANKLEDPLEAFPVFKRYERNGLNVAIECKRGSGLEPATLDWAFELTKANMQSLYEQSEWGWKEREKREELRDERAWYLIARDSALGPVAFSHFRFDVECGDEVLYCYEVQLESRVRRRGLGKFLLQILQLVANSTQMKKVMLTVFKHNHGAYQFFREALQFEVDATSPGLAGCCGDPPSYEILSRRTRFGESPHAEGGGHCGGCCR, encoded by the exons ATGCGCAGTGGCCGCGCGCCCCGCggctcctccccccccccccccccccgcgcagGAGCCGCCATGGGG AGGAAATCCAGCAAAGCCaaggagaagaagcagaagcGCCTGGAGGAGCGAGCGGCCATGGACGCCGTCTGCGCCAAGGTGGAAGCCGCCAACAAA CTGGAAGATCCCCTCGAAGCGTTTCCGGTGTTTAAGAGATACGAGCGGAACGG GTTGAACGTCGCCATCGAGTGCAAACGCGGCTCCGGGCTGGAGCCGGCCACGCTCGACTGGGCCTTCGAGCTCACCAAGGCCAACATGCAGAGCCT GTACGAGCAGAGCGAGTGGGGCTGGAAGGAGCGGGAGAAGCGGGAGGAGCTGCGGGACGAGCGGGCCTGGTACCTGATCGCCCGCGACTCGGCCCTCGGCCCCGTCGCCTTCTCCCACTTCCGTTTCGACGTGGAGTGCGGCGACGAGGTTCTCTACTG CTACGAGGTGCAGCTGGAGAGCCGCGTGCGGCGACGAGGCCTCGGCAAGTTCCTCCTCCAGATCCTCCAGCTCGTGGCCAACAG CACGCAGATGAAGAAGGTGATGCTGACGGTCTTCAAACACAACCACGGCGCCTACCAGTTCTTCCGAGAAGCGCTCCA GTTCGAGGTGGACGCCACCTCCCCGGGCCTCGCGGGGTGCTGCGGGGACCCCCCTTCCTACGAGATCCTCAGCCGCCGCACGCGCTTCGGGGAGAGCCCCCACGCCGAGGGGGGCGGACACTGCGGGGGCTGCTGCCGCTGA